The following proteins are co-located in the Vigna angularis cultivar LongXiaoDou No.4 chromosome 2, ASM1680809v1, whole genome shotgun sequence genome:
- the LOC108326776 gene encoding uncharacterized protein LOC108326776: protein MYADRVETGTRRSVKERLDGNFLTDSTRQHKVTGKRQRQDDKWKHDLYDDDEPQLYNRKVTAQDLRLKLQKKGLHPGGQTGKSSVPVERDLREKLSGTMTPQPKNYDPPKPKVTAKPSSKSIDVETPSVHVKRSANPTPKKVSRKADSSLDEFLLSLGLEKYLISFQAEEVDMTALNHMTDEDLKAMGIPMGPRKKILLALEAKG from the exons ATGTATGCTGATCGGGTTGAGACTGGAACTCGGAGGTCAGTGAAAGAACGTCTTGATGGGAATTTCCTCACCGATTCTACTCGCCAACACAAAGTCACCGGAAAGAG GCAGAGGCAAGATGACAAGTGGAAACATGATCTCTATGACGATGATGAACCCCAGCTCTATA ATCGCAAGGTCACTGCTCAAGATCTTCGTTTGAAGCTTCAAAAGAAAGGCCTGCATCCTGGAGGTCAAACTGGAAAGAGTTCTGTTCCTGTTGAGAGGGATCTCCGTGAAAAGCTATCAGGGACAATGACTCCACAACCTAAAAACTATGATCCACCAAAGCCCAAAGTGACTGCTAAACCAAGCAGTAAAAGTATAGATGTTGAGACCCCTTCAGTACATGTCAAAAGATCAGCTAACCCAACTCCTAAAAAGGTGTCCCGAAAG GCTGACTCATCACTGGATGAATTTTTGCTGTCACTGGGTCTCGAAAAGTATCTCATAAGTTTTCAGGCTGAGGAA GTTGATATGACTGCACTCAATCATATGACTGATGAGGATCTGAAGGCCATGGGTATACCAATG GGACCAAGAAAGAAGATACTTTTAGCCTTGGAGGCAAAAGGCTGA